One Mercurialis annua linkage group LG3, ddMerAnnu1.2, whole genome shotgun sequence DNA window includes the following coding sequences:
- the LOC126671769 gene encoding uncharacterized protein At5g50100, chloroplastic isoform X2 has product MATRGAAAVCSIARKGKFSSLPSVPRYAAVRFQNSPSRFLPQGFTSSPIRAIHDQTAINPVATKKRDEEQVPPNWKIKMLYDGDCPLCMREVNMLRERNEKYGTIKFVDIGSDDYSPEDNQGLDYTTAMGRIHAILSDGTVVTDVEAFRRLYEQVGLGWVYSITKYKPIGKVADSVYSFWAKYRLQITGRAPLEQILEARKKKGAVCNDSSACKM; this is encoded by the exons ATGGCAACGAGAGGTGCTGCTGCTGTCTGTAGCATTGCTAGAAAAGGAAAGTTTTCATCTTTGCCGTCCGTTCCACGCTATGCCGCCGTCAGATTCCAGAATTCTCCGTCACGGTTTCTTCCTCAAGGATTCACATCGTCTCCAATTCGTGCAATACATGATCAAACGGCTATAAATCCTGTAGCTACCAAGAAACGAGATGAAGAGCAAGTTCCCCCAAATTGGAAGATTAAAATGTTGTACGATGGGGACTGTCCACTCTGCATGCGCGAG GTTAATATGCTTAGAGAGAGGAATGAAAAGTATGGTACTATAAAATTTGTTGATATAGGCTCAGATGATTACTCTCCTGAAGATAATCAAGGCCTGGACTACACAACT GCTATGGGGAGGATTCATGCAATTCTTTCTGATGGAACTGTAGTAACAGATGTTGAA GCATTCAGAAGATTATATGAACAAGTTGGTCTTGGATGGGTTTATTCCATTACCAAATATAAACCT ATTGGGAAAGTAGCTGATTCTGTATACAGTTTCTGGGCTAAATATCGTCTTCAAATAACAG GCCGAGCACCTTTAGAGCAAATTTTGGAAGCACGAAAGAAGAAG GGTGCAGTATGTAATGATAGCAGCGCTTGTAAGATGTGA
- the LOC126671769 gene encoding uncharacterized protein At5g50100, chloroplastic isoform X1, which yields MATRGAAAVCSIARKGKFSSLPSVPRYAAVRFQNSPSRFLPQGFTSSPIRAIHDQTAINPVATKKRDEEQVPPNWKIKMLYDGDCPLCMREVNMLRERNEKYGTIKFVDIGSDDYSPEDNQGLDYTTAMGRIHAILSDGTVVTDVEAFRRLYEQVGLGWVYSITKYKPIGKVADSVYSFWAKYRLQITGRAPLEQILEARKKKVSLVGYGLMLSLQGAVCNDSSACKM from the exons ATGGCAACGAGAGGTGCTGCTGCTGTCTGTAGCATTGCTAGAAAAGGAAAGTTTTCATCTTTGCCGTCCGTTCCACGCTATGCCGCCGTCAGATTCCAGAATTCTCCGTCACGGTTTCTTCCTCAAGGATTCACATCGTCTCCAATTCGTGCAATACATGATCAAACGGCTATAAATCCTGTAGCTACCAAGAAACGAGATGAAGAGCAAGTTCCCCCAAATTGGAAGATTAAAATGTTGTACGATGGGGACTGTCCACTCTGCATGCGCGAG GTTAATATGCTTAGAGAGAGGAATGAAAAGTATGGTACTATAAAATTTGTTGATATAGGCTCAGATGATTACTCTCCTGAAGATAATCAAGGCCTGGACTACACAACT GCTATGGGGAGGATTCATGCAATTCTTTCTGATGGAACTGTAGTAACAGATGTTGAA GCATTCAGAAGATTATATGAACAAGTTGGTCTTGGATGGGTTTATTCCATTACCAAATATAAACCT ATTGGGAAAGTAGCTGATTCTGTATACAGTTTCTGGGCTAAATATCGTCTTCAAATAACAG GCCGAGCACCTTTAGAGCAAATTTTGGAAGCACGAAAGAAGAAG GTCAGTCTGGTTGGTTATGGCTTAATGTTGTCATTGCAGGGTGCAGTATGTAATGATAGCAGCGCTTGTAAGATGTGA
- the LOC126671768 gene encoding calmodulin-binding protein 60 A isoform X2, translated as MQSVQNLLEPILEPLIRRVVKEEVELALKKHLANIKRNCGKENDFIESKSFKLQFSNGLSLPVFTGARIEGEECSSIKVVLIDTFTGKIVNTGPECSAKVEIVVLEGDFDCEESENWTHDDFKNNIVREREGKKPLLTGDVFLNLNEGIGLVGEISFTDNSSWTRSRRFRIGARVVDSFEGTNVREAKTESFIVRDHRGELYKKHHPPSLFDEVWRLEKIGKDGAFHKRLSRENIKTVKDFLTQLFLDPQRLRHILGTGMSAKMWEVTVEHARTCVLDKRLYLHFAPSSQQKSGVVFNVVGQLTGLLSDCQYVPIDKLAEPEKADAQNLVIAAFEHPDEVITFEDEACLVDGSSRLSNIPYPPNSPRTDSNGDKLLASHKIGEFDYAPPNASSPDIISSMYSVGGVSGLDDYALHNIENMGLRYDQSLSFPGHVPNTLICDTDTMTRAFCDDDHLRFFDSDLQSQNLSLEAPADLQSALDSFLLTRSTAVAVDKAQRRWTKISSVLKWFSIMRRVASKKTRVSEIHRYK; from the exons ATGCAATCTGTCCAGAATTTATTGGAGCCGATTCTGGAGCCATTGATTCGTAGAGTG GTCAAAGAGGAAGTTGAATTGGCTCTTAAAAAACATTTGGCGAATATTAAGCG AAACTGTGGGAAAGAAAATGATTTCATTGAATCGAAGAGCTTTAAACTGCAGTTCTCAAACGGCCTTTCTCTTCCGGTGTTTACTGGAGCTCGAATTGAAGGAGAAGAATGCTCTTCGATCAAAGTAGTTCTTATTGATACTTTCACTGGAAAAATTGTTAATACTGGCCCTGAGTGCTCTGCAAAGGTGGAAATTGTTGTTCTCGAAGGAGATTTTGATTGTGAAGAGAGTGAAAATTGGACACATGATGATTTTAAGAATAATATTGTCAGAGAGAGAGAAGGAAAGAAACCTCTTCTTACAGGAGATGTGTTTCTAAATCTAAATGAGGGGATTGGTTTGGTGGGTGAGATTTCATTTACAGATAATTCGAGCTGGACTAGAAGTCGTAGGTTCAGAATTGGGGCAAGAGTTGTTGATAGTTTTGAGGGAACTAATGTTAGGGAGGCAAAGACAGAATCCTTCATTGTCAGGGATCACCGAGGAGAAT TGTATAAGAAGCACCACCCTCCATCTCTTTTTGATGAGGTGTGGAGATTGGAAAAGATCGGCAAAGATGGGGCTTTTCATAAGCGTTTGAGCcgggaaaatattaaaactGTTAAGGATTTCCTGACACAGCTTTTTCTAGACCCTCAACGCCTTCGCCAT ATTCTTGGGACAGGCATGTCTGCCAAAATGTGGGAAGTTACGGTAGAGCATGCTCGGACATGTGTGCTTGATAAGAGACTGTACTTGCATTTTGCTCCCAGTTCTCAACAAAAAAGTGGAGTGGTCTTTAATGTCGTGGGACAACTAACGGGACTGCTCTCAGACTGCCAGTATGTTCCTATTGATAAGCTGGCGGAACCTGAAAAG GCTGATGCTCAAAACTTGGTTATTGCTGCTTTTGAACATCCCGACGAGGTCATTACTTTTGAGGATGAAGCCTGTCTGGTGGACGGCTCTTCACGCTTGTCTAACATCCCTTACCCCCCGAACTCTCCCAGGACTGACTCTAACGGGgacaaacttttggcttcacaTAAAATTGGAGAATTTGATTATGCACCACCAAATGCATCATCCCCGGATATCATTTCATCTATGTATTCTGTTGGAGGTGTGAGCGGCTTGGATGATTATGCATTGCACAATATCGAAAATATGGGTCTTAGATATGATCAGAGTTTGAGTTTCCCAGGCCATGTCCCTAACACCCTCATATGCGATACAGATACCATGACTCGGGCTTTCTGTGATGATGATCATCTGAGGTTTTTTGATTCAGATCTTCAGTCTCAGAACCTTAGTTTGGAAGCACCGGCAGATTTACAGAGCGCACTTGATAGCTTCTTGTTGACGCGTTCAACAGCTGTTGCTGTCGATAAAGCTCAAAGGAGATGGACAAAGATCTCTAGTGTGTTGAAATGGTTCTCTATTATGAGACGCGTGGCTTCGAAAAAGACCCGTGTTTCCGAAATTCATAGATACAAGTGA
- the LOC126671768 gene encoding calmodulin-binding protein 60 A isoform X1, protein MSQKRQPEEGKPRSDGGSSEEKRRRFNLRNVVQEVIKMQSVQNLLEPILEPLIRRVVKEEVELALKKHLANIKRNCGKENDFIESKSFKLQFSNGLSLPVFTGARIEGEECSSIKVVLIDTFTGKIVNTGPECSAKVEIVVLEGDFDCEESENWTHDDFKNNIVREREGKKPLLTGDVFLNLNEGIGLVGEISFTDNSSWTRSRRFRIGARVVDSFEGTNVREAKTESFIVRDHRGELYKKHHPPSLFDEVWRLEKIGKDGAFHKRLSRENIKTVKDFLTQLFLDPQRLRHILGTGMSAKMWEVTVEHARTCVLDKRLYLHFAPSSQQKSGVVFNVVGQLTGLLSDCQYVPIDKLAEPEKADAQNLVIAAFEHPDEVITFEDEACLVDGSSRLSNIPYPPNSPRTDSNGDKLLASHKIGEFDYAPPNASSPDIISSMYSVGGVSGLDDYALHNIENMGLRYDQSLSFPGHVPNTLICDTDTMTRAFCDDDHLRFFDSDLQSQNLSLEAPADLQSALDSFLLTRSTAVAVDKAQRRWTKISSVLKWFSIMRRVASKKTRVSEIHRYK, encoded by the exons ATGTCGCAGAAGAGGCAGCCTGAGGAGGGTAAGCCTCGTTCTGATGGGGGTAGTTCTGAGGAGAAGAGGAGGAGGTTTAATTTGAGAAA TGTGGTTCAGGAGGTTATTAAGATGCAATCTGTCCAGAATTTATTGGAGCCGATTCTGGAGCCATTGATTCGTAGAGTG GTCAAAGAGGAAGTTGAATTGGCTCTTAAAAAACATTTGGCGAATATTAAGCG AAACTGTGGGAAAGAAAATGATTTCATTGAATCGAAGAGCTTTAAACTGCAGTTCTCAAACGGCCTTTCTCTTCCGGTGTTTACTGGAGCTCGAATTGAAGGAGAAGAATGCTCTTCGATCAAAGTAGTTCTTATTGATACTTTCACTGGAAAAATTGTTAATACTGGCCCTGAGTGCTCTGCAAAGGTGGAAATTGTTGTTCTCGAAGGAGATTTTGATTGTGAAGAGAGTGAAAATTGGACACATGATGATTTTAAGAATAATATTGTCAGAGAGAGAGAAGGAAAGAAACCTCTTCTTACAGGAGATGTGTTTCTAAATCTAAATGAGGGGATTGGTTTGGTGGGTGAGATTTCATTTACAGATAATTCGAGCTGGACTAGAAGTCGTAGGTTCAGAATTGGGGCAAGAGTTGTTGATAGTTTTGAGGGAACTAATGTTAGGGAGGCAAAGACAGAATCCTTCATTGTCAGGGATCACCGAGGAGAAT TGTATAAGAAGCACCACCCTCCATCTCTTTTTGATGAGGTGTGGAGATTGGAAAAGATCGGCAAAGATGGGGCTTTTCATAAGCGTTTGAGCcgggaaaatattaaaactGTTAAGGATTTCCTGACACAGCTTTTTCTAGACCCTCAACGCCTTCGCCAT ATTCTTGGGACAGGCATGTCTGCCAAAATGTGGGAAGTTACGGTAGAGCATGCTCGGACATGTGTGCTTGATAAGAGACTGTACTTGCATTTTGCTCCCAGTTCTCAACAAAAAAGTGGAGTGGTCTTTAATGTCGTGGGACAACTAACGGGACTGCTCTCAGACTGCCAGTATGTTCCTATTGATAAGCTGGCGGAACCTGAAAAG GCTGATGCTCAAAACTTGGTTATTGCTGCTTTTGAACATCCCGACGAGGTCATTACTTTTGAGGATGAAGCCTGTCTGGTGGACGGCTCTTCACGCTTGTCTAACATCCCTTACCCCCCGAACTCTCCCAGGACTGACTCTAACGGGgacaaacttttggcttcacaTAAAATTGGAGAATTTGATTATGCACCACCAAATGCATCATCCCCGGATATCATTTCATCTATGTATTCTGTTGGAGGTGTGAGCGGCTTGGATGATTATGCATTGCACAATATCGAAAATATGGGTCTTAGATATGATCAGAGTTTGAGTTTCCCAGGCCATGTCCCTAACACCCTCATATGCGATACAGATACCATGACTCGGGCTTTCTGTGATGATGATCATCTGAGGTTTTTTGATTCAGATCTTCAGTCTCAGAACCTTAGTTTGGAAGCACCGGCAGATTTACAGAGCGCACTTGATAGCTTCTTGTTGACGCGTTCAACAGCTGTTGCTGTCGATAAAGCTCAAAGGAGATGGACAAAGATCTCTAGTGTGTTGAAATGGTTCTCTATTATGAGACGCGTGGCTTCGAAAAAGACCCGTGTTTCCGAAATTCATAGATACAAGTGA